Proteins from a genomic interval of Indicator indicator isolate 239-I01 chromosome 1, UM_Iind_1.1, whole genome shotgun sequence:
- the POGLUT1 gene encoding protein O-glucosyltransferase 1: MGRAALVLWALVAGALWRLEPAAAGGQADAKWNTLTDQIKKAVEAYKPCVKENCSCHQSVWKQDLAPFRGGISKEMISDAVSRKLGTHYQIIKNKLYREQDCMFPARCSGVEHFLLGIISLLPDMEMVINVRDYPQVPKWVKPIIPVFSFSKTVEYNDIMYPAWTFWEGGPAVWPIYPTGLGRWDLMREDLRRSAEKWPWVKKISKGYFRGSRTSPERDPLILLSRENPELVDAEYTKNQAWKSEKDTLGKPPAKEIPLVDHCKYKYLFNFRGVAASFRLKHLFLCGSLVFHVGEEWLEFFYPQLKPWVHYIPVQSDLSNIRELLQFVKENDDIAQEISERGRQFITEHLKMEDVSCYWEHLLSEYSQALTYKVKRRKSYSEITSGWMKTEL, from the exons ATGGGGCGGGCGGCGCTGGTCCTGTGGGCATTGGTGGCGGGTGCTCTGTGGCGGCTGGAGCCTGCCGCGGCGGGCGGCCAGGCAG ATGCAAAATGGAATACATTAACTGACCAAATTAAGAAAGCTGTGGAAGCCTATAAGCCGTGTGTAAAGGAGAATTGCAGCTGCCACCAAAG TGTCTGGAAGCAGGACCTGGCTCCTTTTCGAGGTGGCATTTCCAAGGAGATGATATCAGATGCGGTGAGCCGTAAGCTGGGAACACACTACCAAATCATTAAGAACAAACTGTACCGTGAGCAGGACTGCATGTTCCCTGCAAG atgcaGTGGAGTTGAGCATTTCCTTTTGGGCATCATCAGCCTCCTCCCTGACATGGAAATGGTGATCAATGTGCGAGACTACCCCCAGGTTCCCAAATGGGTGAAACCTATTATCCCAGTCTTCTCCTTCAGTAAG ACAGTTGAATACAATGATATCATGTATCCTGCCTGGACATTTTGGGAAGGAGGACCAGCTGTTTGGCCAATTTACCCGACAGGTTTAGGACGCTGGGACCTCATGAGGGAGGACCTCAGAAG ATCTGCAGAAAAATGGCCTTGGgtgaaaaaaatctctaaagGATATTTCCGAGGATCCAG AACAAGCCCTGAGAGGgatcccctcattctgctgtcTCGAGAAAACCCAGAACTTGTGGATGCTGAGTATACTAAAAACCAGGCTTGGAAATCTGAAAAG GACACCTTAGGGAAGCCTCCTGCAAAGGAAATTCCACTGGTTGATCACTGCAAATACAA GTACCTGTTTAATTTCCGGGGAGTGGCTGCCAGTTTCCGCTTGAAACACCTTTTCTTATGTGGTTCACTCGTCTTTCATGTTGGAGAAGAGTGGTTGGAGTTCTTCTACCCGCAGCTGAAGCCTTGGGTCCACTACATCCCAGTCCAGTCAGACCTCTCTAACATCAG GGAGCTGTTGCAGTTCGTAAAGGAAAATGATGACATAGCACAAGAAATTTCAGAGAG GGGACGCCAATTCATCACTGAACACTTGAAGATGGAGGATGTCTCTTGCTACTGGGAGCATCTGCTGTCTGAATATTCCCAAGCCTTGACTTACAAagtgaaaaggaggaagagctaCAGCGAGATCACTTCTGGATGGATGAAAACAGAACTGTAG